CGATCGAGTCGTCGGCACAGCCCTGGAGATCGGCCGGGGGCGGCTCCACGCTCTGGTGAACAACGCCGGCCAGACCGCCCGGGTGCGGTTCGCCGACAGCGACGAGACGACATGGCGGCGACTCCACGACGTGAACCTGCACAGCGTCTTCTCCTTCACGCACGCCTGCCTGGCCGGGCTCACGGCCGGGCGTGGCGCGGTGGTGAGCGTGGCCTCCGTGGCCGGTCTGGTCGGGGCCGAGGATCTGTCGGCCTACAGTTCGGCCAAGGCCGGGATCATCGCGTTGACCAGGTCGCTCGCCCTGGAACACGGCGACGTGATCCGCTTCAACGCCGTGTGCCCCGGACAGATCGCCACCCGGATGATGGCGAGAGTCCAGGCCGACGACGAACTGCGCGCGGCCGTCACGGCACAGATCCCCGCAGGGCGGCTCGGCCGGCCGGAAGAGGTCGCCGGCGTGGTCGCCTGGCTGCTGAGTGATGGGGCCGGCTACGTCAACGGCGTGGCCATCGCGGTGGACGGCGGGGAGAGCGCCGGTTTCCGCCGGCCGAAGCCGGCCGCGGCCGTACGCCGGCGCGGGTAGCCGGTCAGCCGCGGCCGGGCACGGCGAGGTGATGACCGCGCAGGAGGTTTGTCGCGATGGCGGCGACCTCCTGTACCGCGGCGATCAGGTCACGCTGGGTGGCTCTGAACCGCGTGACGGGCACCGACACCGTGTACGAGCCCGCCGGAGCACCATCATGATCGAAGTAGGCGGCGGAGGCGCAGCAGATGCCTTCGCTGAACTCCTCCAGGTCGAGCGCGAAGCCCTGCCGCCGAATGTTGCTGAGCTCCACGGTCAGGCTGTCGACGTCGCCGTGGGTGTGCGCGGTCAGCCGCCGGAGCTCGACCCCGCGGAACATGATCTCGATCTGCTCGCGCGGCAGGTGCGCCAGCACCGCCTTGCAGGAGGCGCGGGCGTGCAGGTCGTCGGTGTAGCCGACGTCGAGGCCGCGCACACCGAGCGCCTGCTCACCGGCGATGAACTGCAACAGGGTGATGACGCCGTGATGCCAGCCGCTGACGTAGGAGGTCTCCCGCGTCCGGGCGTGCAGCCTGGCCAAGACAGCGAACAGCTCGGGAAGGGGCTCGAACCTGGCACCGAGCTGCCTGCCGAGGGCGGCGCCGTGCGGGCCGACGTCGACTCGCCCACCGGGCAGTCGCACGATGTAGCCGGCCGCCTTGAGCGTGCGCAGGATGTGGTAGCAGCGGCCGAGGCTGAGGTCGAGCTGCCGGCTGAGGCTCTTGGCCGTGGCCTGGCCGCCCATGCGGGCGACGGCCTGCAACACGTCGAGACCGCGCAGCAATGTCTGAAGGCTGCCGTCCTCGGCGTAGTCGGCGTCCTCGCTG
This genomic interval from Nonomuraea helvata contains the following:
- a CDS encoding SDR family NAD(P)-dependent oxidoreductase, translating into MTGGARVAVVTGGANGIGLACVRRLSDDGFTVVVADTDAEAGARVTAEIPRAEFVASDVRVRQDVDRVVGTALEIGRGRLHALVNNAGQTARVRFADSDETTWRRLHDVNLHSVFSFTHACLAGLTAGRGAVVSVASVAGLVGAEDLSAYSSAKAGIIALTRSLALEHGDVIRFNAVCPGQIATRMMARVQADDELRAAVTAQIPAGRLGRPEEVAGVVAWLLSDGAGYVNGVAIAVDGGESAGFRRPKPAAAVRRRG
- a CDS encoding IclR family transcriptional regulator, with the translated sequence MTDTAPPPPATENAEISEDADYAEDGSLQTLLRGLDVLQAVARMGGQATAKSLSRQLDLSLGRCYHILRTLKAAGYIVRLPGGRVDVGPHGAALGRQLGARFEPLPELFAVLARLHARTRETSYVSGWHHGVITLLQFIAGEQALGVRGLDVGYTDDLHARASCKAVLAHLPREQIEIMFRGVELRRLTAHTHGDVDSLTVELSNIRRQGFALDLEEFSEGICCASAAYFDHDGAPAGSYTVSVPVTRFRATQRDLIAAVQEVAAIATNLLRGHHLAVPGRG